The window GTAGGACAGCAATCAGAATCAGGGTGAAGACGCCCCAACCTGAACCCTTCCCTTGTTGAATCGCAGAAGTGACAGCACCTTCAACTTCTGATTTCAGGTATTTGGCCTGTTGAGTCATCCAAATCAGCATCCAACTCAGCATGGCGATCGCAATCACGCCAAAGACAGCCTCCAGCAACGGCTCAATCACAGGCGCATACTGCGGATAGGTTGCGCTCAAGGCTTGAATCCCCCAGCTAAATAAGACCCCAACCAAGGCACTAGCGACGAGTCCGACGGCGACACCCGCATAAACCCAAGGGTTCAAATGTCCAGCTTTGGCTTTTTTCAGGCAAGCCAGAACAATTCCCACCACAATGGCAGCTTCAACGCCTTCGCGTAGAGTAATGACAAAAGTCGGTAAAGCAGCAGTAAAATCCATGAATTATGAGTCCTTAGTCATGCGTTATGCGTGAGTCTTTGGCTACTAATCAGTGGTCTTGGGCTACTGACCACTGACGACTGATTAGTAACGACTGACCCCTTAACTAAAATCGCGCAACATTTTTTTAATTTCTATGTTGTGCATTTCTTCTTGACCAATCATGGTGCGGGCGTACTCTTCCAAATAGACACTGGAATCATTTACGGTTTCTAGTAATTGCTTGTAGAGACTCAGGGCTTTTTTCTCATGGTTGAGGCTTTCTTCTAAAATATCCCGCACTGAGTGTTTGTAACTTTCCTCAATCGGAGCAATACGCTGACTGGGATGTCCTTCTAAACCGGTGAGAATCTCTCCGGCCTGTTGAGCATGGAGTAAGGATTCTGTGGCTTGCGCTTTGAAAAAATCCACAATCGGAGTGCGGTAGGGACCCGTCACCATCAGGGAATAGTGGGTATAACGGACTACCCCAGCCAGTTCAAATTCCATGATGGAGTTGAGGATGTCAGTGGTGGCTTTGAGATTGAGGTCCTTCATGGTGAGCATTTGGTTTGATGGGTTATTGAAATTCTCTCATGACGATCTAAGTGCTTGTCTCAAGGCTTACCATCAGACAAAGCACTAGAGGCGGGAGCGATCGCCTGAACGAAAGTGTTTTTATCTAGGTGGGATCATCCGAGAAAACTTATCCTCAAGGGCTTTTTGTGTACTCCGTCACGGCTTGCGAGAGGGATTGAAGCGACGTGATGGCTTTGGTTTTGTCTGGATTGGGTGGCTGTATCACCGTATTAGTGATTTGGGTAACGCCTGATGCCAGTTTGTCGTAGGCCGCTTTAGATTTGTTTTTCACCTGAAATTGAATAATCTTCTGCTGCCAGTTATCGCTAAAACCCTTAGCATATTCTTTAGCTTTGGCAATATCGTTAGCTTGCAATGCCTTGACAGCAGCGGGCAAATAGCCATTGAGCTTGGCTAATGTTGCCTTGGCACCATCATTCGCTTTAGCCGTTGCCTTGGCAGTATTCGCCGGTGCGACGGCTGTCTTCCCTGTTGCTGGGCTAGCTGCGGGACTACTACCAGGACTCGCCGCCGGACTCGCTGCTGCTGTGGGCTTCGGAGCCGCTGCCTTCTGCTTTTGCGGTCTTTTGGGAACGACTTGAGGTGTTGAGTACACGACATCATTGGACTCTTCTTGATTACAACCCGCTAGCCCCCCAAGCAGCAGGATACTGGCAACTACCAGAGCATTAAAACGCATCATTTCTAACTCCTCAAAAATTCAGGAAATAATTCTAGACGGTCTTGGTCTAAAAGGAAGCACCACAACTACGGCTGCAACTAGAATTGTCAGCTTCATCAAGATAGTAAATGACAAGACCGACACCTGCACAGAATTACTTGAGGAGAATTAACGAACCCCGATAAAGACCTCCGAATTTTTGTTAAATCGAGCGGTTTCATCAGGCTTGATTTTCTCTGGCGCTATAAATTAGAGGCTGTTAGAGCAAAAGGCAGAAGGCAGAAGGCAGAAGGCAGAAGGTTCTTATGTGGATTACTGGTCAATGATCAAAGAGCTGTTCAAGAAAGTCCTATACCCTTATGACGACAGCTATAGTTTGGGCTGAACCTTCTGAAGCTTAAGATTTAAGAACCTTTTGAGCATTCTGCTCAATGGTCTTGATGAGCTGGGAGACTTGGTCGGGAGTCATCACGGGTTTGGGTGGGGCTTGGGCGGAAGGCCATGCGGTTTTCAGTTGAGTCATGCTGTCGGCGATCGCTTTTTGGGCTTCGGGATTGGATTTTTTCAATGGATCGGAAATTTGACCCAACAGGGTATCTGCATAGTTGACAAATCCCCGTGAGTCCTGATACTCAATTACGGCGGCTATTTTGCCATTAGCGATCGCTGCCCCATATTCTGAGTTCGCTGCATCCAGTAACTCGTTGATCACCTGTAGCACGAATTGAGGCGATTGACGCTCTTGTTCTGGCAAGGCTTGAATCGCCTGATCGACCGATTGCATGGACTGCTCGAAATTCGTTGCGACTTTAGTATCCTTAGAATTCGATTTCACCAAGTCTTGCAGGCTGATCAACGTCTTCTTAAATTCTGGGACTTTCCGCTCATTGAGTTGGTCTTCCACATCCACGTAAATTTCTTCAACTGGATGACCGATATGAGGCTCAGCTTGCTTGGGCAATTGTGCATCTAGGAGTTCTTTTGCTACAAGCAGATGACCTTTCATCAAGCCCAGCTTACTCATGTAATCGACATCTTTAGCTTCCCCGGTGAGTACGATATCCTCAACGGTGACCATATCCTTAATTTGGTCAAACTGTTCTTGAGCAATCACCTTTTTGGATACCAGTTCATCAGGGCTGCCATAAGGACGACTGGCCTGAATTTTATTGGAGAGGGCTGGAACCCCCAATTTGGCTTCTAATTTGTCTAAATCAGACAAAATTGCGGTATTGATGTTGATTTTATCCTTGGCACTGCTGGAATGATGAGTGCTAGTTGCCGCCGGACTGGAATTGTTAGCTGGAGAAGAATTTGAGGTTACATCAGAGTTCTGTGAGGGAGCGCAGTTCGTTAGAACGACCAACAACGTACTGGCAACAGCAAGAGCAAGGAAACGGAAAATAGACTTCATAGTAGGTTCAGAAATTTGTAATTTGACATGAGAAATTTAGTTGCTTAATAAAATCTTTTTGCAACATTAATTTAGCTTCTCATTCTCTAGCTAGTAAGAATCTTTGTCAACTAATCACCTAAGAAGTCACTAACCTTGAGCGATGACTTCAAAATTTCCCATGCAACCGCTTTCCGCGATCGCATCTTGGTGAGGATGAAACATATACTTACCCGTGTAAGGATAGGCAAATTCCAGGATGTGCCGTTCTGCCGTTCCCATCGTAATCACATCACTTTCCTGCGTCGGTTTCAGAGTCATCCCGGTGGGATAAACGCGGAAGAAGTTGGCATGAATATGAAAGGTGAGGGCAGCGTCGAACTCAATCATATTGAGCAGATACAATCGCACGAGCTGGTTTTGGTAAATGGGGATTGGATGCTCCATATAGTAATTCGGCATCCCGTTAAAGGCATAAAGTTCATTCTTTTTGTCATCGTTAATGTCATAACCGCCCATAACCATCACCATTTCATCAGCAGGGGGACGCCCTTGGGGAGGGTCAACGATGAACATGCCATATAATCCTTTACTGATATGCCGTGTGACGGGTGCCGTGTGGCAATGGTAGAGATGGACACCGTAGGGTTCGGCATCAAATTCGTAAATCGTCGCCGCACCATGACGCACGGGTTTGATACCATCAGCCTCAGCCGGGTGGATGCCGTGGAAATGCATACTGTGGGAATGTCCACCATTGTTGAGGAAAATAATCCGGACGCGATCGCCCTGTTTGGCTCGTAGCGTTGGCCCTGGAACGCGACCATTGAAGTTCCAAGTCACAAAAGATACAGCACTATTGAGCTGAACAGTACTGTTTCCGGCAACAATCCGAAATTCGCGAATCGTCCGTCCGTTGTCTTTTTTGACGGTGCCATAATCAAAATTTCGTAGCATGGCCATCGGGCTAATCCTGTTGTCCTCTGAGGAAGAGGCGTCATTGGGAAGCGGTGGCACTTTAACTTTCGCCGTTAACTGGCGCGTTTGGGCAAACTGTTGCACCGCCAAAGCCGTTCCCGTCACGCCAAGTCCTGCCAGTCCCAACTTGAGAAGTTGACGACGATTCCACAGAGGAGTTTTCTTAAGTAGAAAGGGGTCTGACATGAATCGCAAGTTATTACAAATAATTATCTGATTTAGAAGAATAATTCCTCAGTATATAACTGTCAAATATTCTCAACAGCTTAATTATTCTTAGGCGTTGAAATCGGAAAAAGAGGGAGCTAATTCATCCCTAAAGTCGCGAAGCCAAAGGTAAATAATCCAAAGCATAGGCCGGAGAGTTGATTTGGATGGCATCAATGGCATATAGGGAAACAGGGGATGCCAACATGCCAACTCATCACCGTAGCTGCGATGAAAAAGGCAAAGAGCCAGAAGAAAATCGTGCGGGCTTTGATGTTTCGGTGCTGCCACAGCAGGGATAAAATGACCCAACTGACCAACCAGCTACCCAATAGTACAAGTATTTAGTCAAATAAAGTTTAATATTGTAAAGCAGAGAACGGATAGTACTTCAATATTAATCAAAAAATATTAAACTCAAAAGCAGTAGTTTTTGAAGTTTATAAGATAAAAACACTAACATCTAATATGACCAATAAAGTTACACCCCAATCATCGAGATTACTGAGGAAATCATGAGGATTAGAAGATTCTAAAATCTCATAAATTCGGTGTTGGATTTTGGGCTGAATATTGCTCATAGGCAGAAGTGAAATAGTGAAAAATGGGAGATATTCTTACATCTTTGGAACGACCAGATGTAATAAAGAGAAGCGGAACATAGGCTTCCAGCAGAGTGTCATGTCTGCTATACGGAGATTCGGCGTTAGGGTAGCGACAAGCAGTCTATCGCATTAAGCCAACTCATTGTAATCTGTTCGTGCCCCTTGAGCAGGATGCTAGAGCAGCACAAACATGCGATCACGTTTGTTGCCTGTACCGCTCATGCCTAGCCAAATTGAGGCAGAACATGACTAATAGAAAAAGTCACAAGAAGTTCATGCCCTAGTCACAACAATTTCATTTCCAGCCTATAGATTTGCGAACAATTGAGTGCAAAACGTGTAAATGAAAACAGACATTATTCTCAACAGCCTAACTCTTTGCGTCGTCCTATCCTCACTTACGGCCTGTTCAAATAACAAGACAGCTCAATCCAGTTCCTTGAATCAAGAAACAACCCAGGCTGCTCCAAGTGCAATCAGCAGCCCTGCAAAATCCCAGGAAACCCCTAAGGGAACGAAGATTAACGTCACGGCAAAGGAAATGGTATTTCAGCTCTCGTCAGCAACAGCTCCAGCCGGACTGGTTGAATTTGTAGTGAAAAACGAAGGCAAAAAGCCACA of the Allocoleopsis franciscana PCC 7113 genome contains:
- a CDS encoding ComEA family DNA-binding protein, producing MKSIFRFLALAVASTLLVVLTNCAPSQNSDVTSNSSPANNSSPAATSTHHSSSAKDKININTAILSDLDKLEAKLGVPALSNKIQASRPYGSPDELVSKKVIAQEQFDQIKDMVTVEDIVLTGEAKDVDYMSKLGLMKGHLLVAKELLDAQLPKQAEPHIGHPVEEIYVDVEDQLNERKVPEFKKTLISLQDLVKSNSKDTKVATNFEQSMQSVDQAIQALPEQERQSPQFVLQVINELLDAANSEYGAAIANGKIAAVIEYQDSRGFVNYADTLLGQISDPLKKSNPEAQKAIADSMTQLKTAWPSAQAPPKPVMTPDQVSQLIKTIEQNAQKVLKS
- a CDS encoding multicopper oxidase domain-containing protein, coding for MSDPFLLKKTPLWNRRQLLKLGLAGLGVTGTALAVQQFAQTRQLTAKVKVPPLPNDASSSEDNRISPMAMLRNFDYGTVKKDNGRTIREFRIVAGNSTVQLNSAVSFVTWNFNGRVPGPTLRAKQGDRVRIIFLNNGGHSHSMHFHGIHPAEADGIKPVRHGAATIYEFDAEPYGVHLYHCHTAPVTRHISKGLYGMFIVDPPQGRPPADEMVMVMGGYDINDDKKNELYAFNGMPNYYMEHPIPIYQNQLVRLYLLNMIEFDAALTFHIHANFFRVYPTGMTLKPTQESDVITMGTAERHILEFAYPYTGKYMFHPHQDAIAESGCMGNFEVIAQG
- a CDS encoding ferritin-like domain-containing protein translates to MKDLNLKATTDILNSIMEFELAGVVRYTHYSLMVTGPYRTPIVDFFKAQATESLLHAQQAGEILTGLEGHPSQRIAPIEESYKHSVRDILEESLNHEKKALSLYKQLLETVNDSSVYLEEYARTMIGQEEMHNIEIKKMLRDFS
- a CDS encoding cupredoxin domain-containing protein, coding for MKTDIILNSLTLCVVLSSLTACSNNKTAQSSSLNQETTQAAPSAISSPAKSQETPKGTKINVTAKEMVFQLSSATAPAGLVEFVVKNEGKKPHEFVVLKNDLTDKKLPLKGGSLDEDAKGLKNLGEISESKLTSGATQTLQLNLTPGRYLLVCNLPGHFQAGMKTEFIVK